The following coding sequences lie in one Rubrobacter calidifluminis genomic window:
- a CDS encoding 5-methyltetrahydropteroyltriglutamate--homocysteine S-methyltransferase yields MKRERPPFRADHVGSLLRPVELLEAREDFASGRITADELRATEDEAIRQAIRMQESIGLRSATDGEFRRSSWHMDFIYQLGGIERAAGNLKVKFRNERGDIEYTPAALRVEGRVHLEHTIFGDDFAFLKEQVKSAIPKLTIPSPSMVHYRGGRAAIDEGVYPDLEEFWEDLASAYAGEVRRLGELGCTYLQFDDTSLAYLNDPRQREHLAALGGDPEHQHEIYIRTINRALENRPAGMSVTTHMCRGNFRSSWAAEGGYDFVAEALFNELDVDGFFLEYDDERSGTFEPLRFVPKGKMVVLGLVTTKRGELEDKDLLKKRIEEASRFVPIDQLCLSPQCGFSSTVEGNDLTQDEQWAKLELVVETAREVWGE; encoded by the coding sequence ATGAAGCGCGAGAGACCGCCTTTCAGGGCCGACCACGTCGGAAGTCTTCTGAGACCCGTAGAGCTACTCGAAGCACGGGAAGACTTCGCCTCCGGGCGTATCACGGCGGATGAGCTCAGGGCCACCGAAGACGAGGCGATAAGGCAGGCAATCAGGATGCAGGAGTCGATCGGCCTGCGCTCCGCCACCGATGGAGAGTTCCGCCGCTCATCCTGGCACATGGACTTCATCTACCAGCTTGGTGGGATCGAGAGGGCTGCGGGTAACCTGAAGGTGAAGTTCCGCAACGAGCGGGGCGACATAGAGTACACCCCGGCCGCCCTCCGGGTGGAGGGCAGGGTGCACCTGGAGCACACCATCTTCGGCGACGACTTCGCTTTCCTCAAAGAGCAGGTGAAGAGCGCGATCCCCAAGCTCACCATCCCCTCCCCGAGCATGGTCCACTACCGGGGCGGACGCGCCGCGATAGACGAGGGCGTCTACCCGGATCTCGAAGAATTTTGGGAGGATCTCGCCTCGGCCTACGCCGGGGAGGTGAGGCGGCTCGGCGAACTTGGCTGCACCTACCTGCAGTTCGACGACACCAGCCTGGCCTACCTCAACGATCCGCGCCAGAGAGAGCACCTGGCGGCCCTGGGCGGGGACCCGGAGCACCAGCACGAGATCTACATCCGCACCATCAACCGGGCGCTCGAAAACCGTCCCGCCGGGATGTCCGTGACCACCCACATGTGCCGGGGAAACTTCCGCTCTTCCTGGGCCGCCGAAGGCGGCTACGACTTCGTCGCCGAGGCCCTCTTCAACGAGCTGGACGTGGACGGATTCTTCCTGGAGTACGACGACGAGCGCTCAGGAACCTTCGAACCCTTACGCTTCGTTCCGAAGGGCAAGATGGTAGTCCTCGGCCTCGTTACCACCAAGCGCGGCGAGCTGGAGGACAAAGATCTCCTGAAGAAGAGGATCGAAGAGGCCAGCCGCTTCGTCCCCATCGATCAGCTGTGCCTCTCGCCGCAGTGTGGTTTCTCTTCTACCGTGGAGGGGAACGACCTGACTCAAGACGAACAGTGGGCGAAGCTCGAGCTCGTCGTCGAGACGGCCAGAGAAGTTTGGGGAGAATGA
- a CDS encoding LLM class F420-dependent oxidoreductase, whose amino-acid sequence MDRRYPDPSVLGGEVGLWTSILNYLPASRAREAVAEAEELGYGALWFGEATGREVFTTAAILLSATSRIQIATGIANIFVRDAWATNAASKTLAEAYPGRFVLGIGVSHRPLVEMRGHDYRSPLATMRSYLEGMRRARFDAVGPEREAPVLLAALGPKMLELSRDLADGAHPYLVTPQHTAYAREILGEGPLLAVEQGVVLTEDRTEALRLARSHLNRYLGLPNYRNSWLRQGFTEEDLSGEGSDRFVEALVAWGDEGRIRERVHEHLDAGADHVCVQVITDRPEAGLGREWRALAPALLA is encoded by the coding sequence ATGGACCGGAGATACCCCGACCCTTCGGTGCTCGGTGGGGAGGTGGGGCTGTGGACCTCGATCCTCAACTATCTGCCCGCTTCCCGGGCGAGGGAGGCCGTGGCCGAGGCCGAGGAGCTCGGCTACGGGGCGCTCTGGTTCGGGGAGGCGACCGGACGGGAGGTCTTCACCACCGCCGCGATACTGCTCTCCGCCACCAGTCGGATTCAGATCGCCACCGGCATCGCCAACATCTTCGTCCGTGACGCGTGGGCGACGAACGCCGCGTCGAAGACGCTCGCCGAGGCGTATCCGGGACGGTTCGTCCTCGGGATCGGGGTGAGCCACCGGCCGCTCGTCGAGATGCGCGGTCACGACTACCGCTCGCCGCTCGCGACGATGCGCTCCTACCTGGAGGGCATGCGCCGGGCCCGATTCGACGCCGTAGGACCTGAACGGGAGGCCCCCGTGCTGCTCGCTGCGCTCGGCCCGAAGATGCTCGAGCTCTCCAGAGATCTCGCCGACGGAGCCCATCCTTATCTGGTAACCCCGCAGCATACCGCCTACGCCCGCGAGATCCTCGGGGAAGGGCCGCTCCTCGCCGTCGAGCAGGGGGTGGTCCTCACGGAGGACCGGACGGAGGCTCTGCGCCTCGCCCGCTCGCACCTAAACCGGTATCTCGGGCTTCCCAACTACCGCAACAGCTGGCTCCGCCAGGGCTTCACCGAAGAAGACCTCTCCGGGGAGGGCAGCGACCGCTTCGTGGAGGCGCTCGTCGCCTGGGGAGACGAGGGCAGAATAAGAGAGCGGGTGCACGAGCACCTCGACGCGGGAGCGGACCACGTCTGCGTGCAGGTGATAACCGACCGGCCCGAGGCCGGTCTCGGCAGGGAGTGGCGCGCCCTGGCCCCCGCGCTGCTGGCGTAG
- a CDS encoding LLM class F420-dependent oxidoreductase codes for MRVGVSTFVTDEGIKPDILGLLLEERGFDSLFVAEHTHIPLSRRTPYPGGGELPRKYYRTLDPFVTLTAAAAATQTLIVGTGVLLLAQRDPITTAKEVASLDHFSDGRVIFGVGVGWNEEEMENHGTNPRTRGRLVNERLRAMIEIWTRDSAEYHGEFVDFDPIASWPKPVSKPYPPIYVGGGRRAFARVAEFGDAWLANGLPPERLAPMMEELRRVAGREVPVTVFGASREREVLEEYERLGVDRVLLDLPTLPEPETTELLDELSGLVDVFL; via the coding sequence ATGAGGGTAGGCGTATCCACGTTCGTCACCGATGAGGGTATAAAGCCCGATATCCTGGGTCTGCTGCTCGAAGAGCGCGGTTTCGACTCGTTGTTTGTCGCCGAGCACACCCACATACCGCTCAGCAGGAGGACGCCGTACCCTGGAGGGGGGGAGTTGCCGAGGAAGTACTATCGGACGCTCGACCCCTTCGTCACGCTCACTGCGGCCGCAGCGGCCACCCAGACTCTGATCGTGGGCACCGGGGTGTTGCTCCTGGCACAGCGCGACCCCATCACGACAGCAAAGGAGGTTGCGAGCCTCGACCATTTCTCCGACGGGCGCGTGATCTTCGGCGTCGGGGTCGGCTGGAACGAGGAGGAGATGGAGAACCACGGGACCAACCCCCGTACCAGGGGGCGGCTGGTCAACGAGCGCCTGCGGGCTATGATTGAGATCTGGACCCGGGATTCGGCCGAGTATCACGGGGAGTTCGTCGATTTCGACCCTATAGCCTCCTGGCCCAAGCCGGTCAGCAAGCCCTATCCACCGATCTACGTCGGCGGGGGACGGCGGGCCTTCGCGAGGGTGGCCGAATTCGGGGACGCCTGGCTCGCCAACGGGCTGCCGCCAGAGAGGCTCGCGCCGATGATGGAAGAGCTGCGAAGGGTGGCCGGCAGGGAGGTGCCCGTGACCGTTTTCGGAGCCTCGCGCGAGCGAGAGGTGCTAGAAGAGTACGAGCGGCTCGGCGTCGACCGGGTGTTGCTCGATCTGCCGACCCTACCCGAACCTGAGACCACCGAGCTGCTCGACGAGCTCTCAGGGCTCGTCGACGTTTTTCTGTAA
- a CDS encoding LPXTG cell wall anchor domain-containing protein, giving the protein MKKVMLLAAMLAMVLAVAAPAFAQAVGANTQSGGATGVQSGNNDVQCVQNAVQQEAGKAQYNQYGNNYNIQQIAQTCNISVTQVQSIISSVSSSAPASSTPASSQYSSSSAASSVASVSSGASSSAAAATSVLPNTGGASVVALGAGALLVGGGLVARRFIR; this is encoded by the coding sequence TTGAAGAAGGTAATGCTGTTGGCCGCGATGCTGGCGATGGTGCTGGCTGTGGCCGCCCCGGCCTTCGCGCAGGCTGTCGGGGCGAACACCCAGAGCGGCGGCGCCACCGGCGTGCAGAGCGGCAACAACGACGTGCAGTGCGTGCAGAACGCCGTGCAGCAGGAGGCTGGCAAGGCGCAGTACAACCAGTACGGCAACAACTACAACATCCAGCAGATAGCGCAGACGTGTAACATAAGCGTCACTCAGGTACAGAGCATCATAAGCTCTGTGAGCAGCTCTGCTCCTGCCAGCAGCACGCCGGCCAGCTCCCAGTACTCCAGCAGCAGCGCCGCTTCCAGCGTCGCTTCCGTGAGCAGCGGGGCTTCCTCCTCTGCTGCGGCTGCGACCAGCGTGCTTCCGAACACCGGTGGTGCTTCGGTGGTTGCGCTCGGTGCTGGTGCGCTCCTGGTCGGTGGTGGTCTCGTCGCCCGCAGGTTCATCCGCTAG
- a CDS encoding LLM class flavin-dependent oxidoreductase: protein MDLRLSVLDLSPVGVGYGSSEALRNTFELARLADRLGYERYWLAEHHNLPSVASSSPEVMIGHVADRTSRIRVGAGGIMLPNHAPLKVAETFRVLEALHPGRIDLGIGRAPGTDPVTAAALRRSTGADGAEDFPERFAELLAFGGDGFPEDHPFAAVRAVPDDVDLPPIWLLGSSGYSARAAGKMGLGYAFAAHFSPADPAPPMLAYRESFEPSEEFERPSAILAVSVVCAESEERAAELASSMQLAWVRMRSGRPGPLPTPEEALAHEYTPAERRLVEAYRSMQIIGTPERVRERMEELAERTRADELMVTTMVYDHAARLHSYELLAGVFGLAGAPAGGRERT, encoded by the coding sequence ATGGATCTCAGGCTTTCGGTTTTGGATCTCTCACCGGTCGGCGTGGGGTACGGATCTTCTGAGGCTCTGCGCAACACTTTTGAGCTCGCCCGACTGGCTGACCGCCTCGGCTACGAGCGCTACTGGCTCGCCGAGCACCACAACCTCCCGAGCGTGGCCAGCTCCTCGCCGGAGGTGATGATAGGGCACGTCGCGGACAGGACCTCCCGCATCCGGGTTGGAGCGGGGGGTATCATGCTCCCCAACCACGCCCCGCTAAAGGTGGCCGAGACCTTCCGGGTGCTCGAGGCCCTGCACCCGGGCCGTATAGACCTCGGCATAGGCCGGGCTCCCGGCACCGACCCGGTGACCGCCGCCGCGCTCCGGCGCTCCACCGGTGCGGACGGGGCGGAGGACTTCCCCGAACGCTTCGCCGAACTCCTCGCCTTCGGCGGGGATGGCTTCCCCGAGGATCATCCTTTCGCGGCGGTGCGCGCCGTGCCCGACGACGTGGATCTTCCCCCAATCTGGCTGCTCGGCTCCAGCGGCTACTCCGCACGGGCCGCGGGAAAGATGGGGCTCGGCTACGCCTTCGCGGCGCACTTCAGCCCGGCCGATCCCGCCCCGCCGATGCTCGCCTACAGAGAGAGCTTCGAGCCCTCGGAGGAGTTCGAGCGTCCCTCGGCGATACTCGCCGTCTCCGTCGTCTGCGCCGAGAGCGAGGAGCGCGCCGCGGAGCTCGCCTCCTCGATGCAGCTCGCCTGGGTCAGGATGCGCAGCGGCCGGCCCGGGCCGCTTCCCACGCCGGAAGAGGCCCTGGCTCACGAGTACACGCCGGCGGAGAGGCGCCTCGTCGAGGCGTACCGCTCGATGCAGATCATCGGCACCCCGGAGAGGGTCAGGGAGAGGATGGAGGAGCTCGCGGAGCGCACCCGGGCCGACGAGCTCATGGTCACGACGATGGTCTACGACCACGCCGCGCGGCTGCACTCCTACGAGCTTCTCGCGGGGGTCTTCGGGCTCGCAGGAGCACCGGCCGGGGGGCGGGAGCGGACATGA
- a CDS encoding acyl-CoA thioesterase, protein MGYRFMHTLRVRYSEIDGQKIVYNAHYLTYLDVAITEYFRGLGITFTGASPDFDIALVRAMLEFKRPARLDDLLDVRVGIKSFGRSSFVAGFQIVHHGGEDPVLEAEVVYVSYSQEEGRAVPVPGWVRSRIERFEREGVLPEQKEADDM, encoded by the coding sequence ATGGGGTATCGGTTTATGCACACGCTCCGGGTGAGGTACTCGGAGATCGACGGCCAGAAGATCGTCTACAACGCCCATTATCTCACCTACCTGGACGTGGCTATAACCGAGTATTTCAGGGGGCTCGGGATAACCTTCACCGGCGCTTCCCCTGATTTCGACATAGCGCTGGTCCGGGCGATGCTGGAGTTCAAGCGGCCTGCGCGTCTGGACGATCTGCTCGACGTGCGGGTCGGTATAAAGTCCTTTGGGAGGTCCAGTTTCGTCGCCGGGTTCCAGATCGTCCACCATGGAGGGGAGGATCCCGTCCTGGAGGCGGAGGTGGTGTATGTCTCCTACTCGCAGGAGGAAGGCAGGGCCGTGCCGGTGCCGGGATGGGTGCGCAGCAGAATCGAGAGGTTCGAGAGGGAGGGCGTATTGCCGGAGCAGAAAGAAGCGGACGATATGTGA